The following coding sequences are from one Streptococcus mitis window:
- the yfmH gene encoding EF-P 5-aminopentanol modification-associated protein YfmH, translated as MTKVIFEEKYYPAVKEMVYRTRLANGLTVALLPKKEFKEVYGSVTVQFGSVDTLVTEVDRDVKEYPAGIAHFLEHKLFEREDSSDLMSAFTSLGADSNAFTSFTKTNYLFSSTDYLLENLDLLDELVTSAHFTEDSILREQDIIQQEREMYQDDPDSCLFFSTLANLYPGTSLATDIVGSEKSISQINLTNLQENFTKFYKPVNMSLFLVGNFDVERVQDYFERKELKDSDVQEVSKEKLLLQNVKSTDSMRMEVSSPKLAIGIRGKREVAEADCYRHHILLKLLFAMMFGWTSNRFQKLYESGKIDASLSLEVEVTSRFHFVMLTMDTKEPVALSHQFKKAIRNFTKDLDITEDHLDIIKREMFGEFFSSMNSLEFIATQYDAFGQGETIFDLPKILQEITLEDVLDAGHHLIDDGDIVDFTIFPS; from the coding sequence ATGACAAAGGTTATTTTTGAAGAAAAATACTATCCAGCTGTAAAAGAAATGGTTTATCGAACTCGTTTGGCAAACGGATTGACAGTAGCTCTTCTACCTAAAAAGGAATTTAAAGAGGTTTACGGGAGTGTCACTGTTCAGTTTGGTTCGGTGGATACGCTTGTCACAGAAGTTGACAGAGATGTAAAAGAATATCCTGCGGGAATTGCTCATTTTCTTGAACATAAATTATTTGAGAGAGAAGATTCTAGCGATTTGATGTCGGCTTTTACGAGTCTAGGTGCAGATAGCAATGCCTTTACAAGCTTTACAAAAACAAACTATCTTTTTTCATCTACGGATTATCTCTTAGAGAATTTAGATTTACTTGATGAATTGGTAACATCGGCACATTTTACTGAAGATTCCATTTTAAGAGAGCAGGATATTATTCAGCAAGAACGAGAAATGTATCAAGATGATCCAGATTCGTGTTTATTCTTTTCGACTTTAGCGAATTTGTATCCTGGTACATCTTTAGCAACTGATATAGTTGGAAGTGAGAAATCGATTTCCCAAATAAATTTAACTAATTTGCAAGAAAATTTTACAAAGTTTTACAAACCTGTAAATATGTCTCTGTTTTTAGTTGGTAATTTTGATGTGGAGCGAGTACAGGACTATTTCGAAAGAAAAGAACTGAAAGATTCAGATGTTCAGGAAGTATCAAAAGAAAAGTTACTTTTACAAAATGTGAAGTCAACAGACAGTATGAGAATGGAAGTATCTTCTCCCAAACTAGCGATTGGGATTAGAGGTAAGCGAGAAGTTGCTGAGGCGGATTGCTATCGACATCATATTTTATTAAAATTATTGTTTGCAATGATGTTTGGTTGGACTTCGAATCGTTTTCAAAAATTATATGAATCAGGTAAGATAGATGCTTCCTTATCTCTGGAAGTTGAAGTAACAAGTCGCTTTCATTTTGTTATGTTGACAATGGATACAAAAGAGCCAGTTGCTTTATCCCATCAGTTTAAAAAGGCTATTCGTAATTTTACAAAGGATTTAGATATTACAGAGGATCATTTAGACATTATCAAAAGAGAGATGTTTGGAGAATTTTTCAGTAGCATGAACTCTCTTGAATTTATTGCAACGCAATATGATGCTTTTGGACAAGGTGAGACAATTTTTGATTTACCAAAGATTTTACAGGAAATTACTTTAGAGGATGTCCTTGATGCTGGACATCATTTAATAGATGATGGTGACATAGTTGATTTTACAATATTCCCATCGTAG
- the rodZ gene encoding cytoskeleton protein RodZ, with protein MRKKTIGEVLRLARINQGLSLDELHKKTEIQLDMLEAMENDDFDQLPSPFYTRSFLRKYAWAVELDERIVLDAYDSGSMITYEEVDVDEEELTGRRRSSKKNKTSFLPLFYFLLFALSIVIFVTYYVWNYLQTQPERSSASSYSVVQAISSTSSVTSSSSSSSSNMEPAITVSGEGNRVEVAYKTSKETAKLQLSVSDARSWVSVSESELEGGVTLSPDNKSAETTVSTKNSVIITLGVVKGVALTVDNQTVDLSKLTAQTGKITVTFTKN; from the coding sequence ATGAGGAAAAAAACAATTGGTGAGGTTTTACGATTAGCTAGAATCAATCAGGGATTGAGTTTAGATGAATTGCATAAAAAAACAGAAATTCAGTTGGATATGTTGGAGGCAATGGAAAATGATGATTTTGATCAACTTCCTAGTCCATTTTATACTCGTTCTTTTTTGAGAAAGTATGCGTGGGCAGTTGAACTTGATGAGCGAATTGTCTTGGATGCTTATGATTCTGGGAGCATGATTACTTATGAGGAAGTAGATGTTGATGAAGAGGAGTTGACAGGTAGGAGACGTTCAAGTAAGAAAAATAAGACATCATTTTTACCTTTATTTTATTTTTTACTCTTTGCCCTATCGATTGTAATATTTGTGACTTATTATGTTTGGAATTATCTCCAGACTCAACCGGAGCGTTCGTCTGCGTCTAGTTATAGTGTGGTCCAAGCAATAAGCTCGACTAGTTCTGTAACTTCATCTTCAAGCAGTAGTTCTTCGAATATGGAACCAGCTATAACGGTATCAGGTGAAGGAAATAGAGTAGAAGTTGCTTATAAAACGAGCAAGGAAACTGCAAAATTGCAATTATCAGTCTCAGATGCTAGAAGTTGGGTTAGTGTTTCAGAAAGTGAGCTTGAGGGTGGTGTGACCTTATCACCGGATAATAAAAGTGCGGAAACAACAGTTTCAACTAAAAATTCTGTAATCATTACTTTAGGTGTTGTCAAAGGTGTCGCTTTAACAGTAGATAATCAGACTGTTGACTTATCGAAATTAACAGCTCAGACTGGAAAAATCACTGTAACCTTTACTAAAAATTAA
- the pgsA gene encoding CDP-diacylglycerol--glycerol-3-phosphate 3-phosphatidyltransferase produces the protein MKKEQIPNLLTIGRILFIPIFIFILTIGNSIESHIVAAIIFAIASITDYLDGYLARKWNVVSNFGKFADPMADKLLVMSAFIMLIELGMAPAWIVAVIICRELAVTGLRLLLVETGGTVLAAAMPGKIKTFSQMFAIIFLLLHWTLLGQVLLYVALFFTIYSGYDYFKGSAYVFKGTFGSK, from the coding sequence ATGAAAAAAGAACAAATTCCAAATCTCTTAACAATAGGTCGAATTCTCTTTATACCTATTTTTATCTTTATTTTAACGATAGGAAATTCGATAGAGAGTCATATTGTGGCAGCTATTATCTTTGCTATTGCCAGTATCACAGACTACTTAGATGGATATTTAGCTCGTAAATGGAATGTGGTCAGTAATTTTGGTAAATTTGCAGATCCTATGGCGGATAAGCTACTAGTTATGTCTGCTTTTATTATGCTGATTGAGTTAGGTATGGCTCCAGCTTGGATTGTTGCAGTGATCATCTGTCGTGAGTTGGCTGTGACAGGTTTAAGACTTTTATTAGTTGAAACTGGTGGAACAGTTTTAGCAGCAGCCATGCCTGGAAAAATTAAAACTTTCAGTCAGATGTTTGCGATTATTTTCTTGCTATTACATTGGACTTTGCTTGGTCAAGTTCTACTTTATGTAGCCTTGTTTTTCACTATCTACTCTGGCTATGATTATTTCAAGGGTAGTGCCTATGTATTTAAAGGGACATTTGGTTCGAAATGA
- a CDS encoding energy-coupling factor ABC transporter ATP-binding protein → MKSIIDVKNLSFRYKESQEYYDVKDITFHVKRGEWLSIVGHNGSGKSTTVRLIDGLLEAESGEIVIDGQRLTEENVWNIRRQIGMVFQNPDNQFVGATVEDDVAFGLENQGLSRQEMKKRVEEALDLVGMLDFKKREPARLSGGQKQRVAIAGVVALRPAILILDEATSMLDPEGRRELIETVKGIRKDYDMTVISITHDLEEVAMSDRVLIMKKGSIESTSSPRELFSRNDLDQIGLDDPFANQLKHSLSQNGYDLPENYLTESELEDKLWELL, encoded by the coding sequence ATGAAATCAATAATTGATGTAAAAAATCTTTCTTTTCGTTATAAGGAAAGTCAGGAATACTACGATGTGAAGGATATTACGTTTCACGTGAAACGTGGAGAATGGCTTTCGATTGTAGGTCATAATGGTAGTGGTAAATCAACGACGGTTCGATTAATTGATGGCTTACTGGAAGCAGAATCTGGAGAGATTGTAATTGATGGTCAACGTTTGACTGAGGAAAATGTTTGGAATATACGTCGTCAAATCGGTATGGTTTTTCAAAATCCAGACAATCAATTTGTTGGAGCGACTGTTGAAGATGATGTTGCCTTTGGTTTGGAAAATCAGGGACTTTCTCGTCAAGAAATGAAAAAGAGAGTGGAAGAAGCTCTGGATTTGGTTGGCATGTTGGACTTTAAAAAGAGAGAGCCAGCGCGTCTATCAGGTGGCCAAAAGCAACGTGTGGCTATTGCAGGTGTTGTAGCCCTAAGACCAGCTATTTTAATCTTAGATGAAGCAACGAGTATGTTGGATCCTGAGGGACGTAGAGAATTGATTGAGACAGTAAAAGGAATTCGGAAAGACTATGATATGACGGTCATTTCCATTACACATGATTTGGAAGAAGTTGCCATGAGTGATCGTGTGTTGATTATGAAAAAAGGGTCAATTGAATCAACTAGTAGTCCAAGGGAGCTTTTCTCTCGAAATGATTTGGATCAAATTGGATTAGACGATCCTTTTGCTAATCAATTAAAACATTCTTTGAGCCAGAATGGCTATGATTTGCCTGAAAATTATTTGACAGAAAGTGAGCTAGAGGATAAGCTATGGGAATTGCTCTAG
- a CDS encoding energy-coupling factor transporter ATPase, with protein MGIALENVSFTYQEGTPLASAALSDVSLTIKDGSYTALIGHTGSGKSTILQLLNGLLVPSQGSVRVFDTLITSTSKNKDIRQIRKQVGLVFQFAENQIFEETVLKDVAFGPQNFGVSEEDAEKIAREKLALVGIDESLFNRSPFELSGGQMRRVAIAGILAMEPAILVLDEPTAGLDPLGRKELMNLFKKLHQSGMTIVLVTHLMDDVAEYANQVYVMEKGRLVKGGKPSDVFQDVVFMEEVQLGVPKITAFCKRLADRGVSFKRLPIKIDEFKESLNG; from the coding sequence ATGGGAATTGCTCTAGAAAATGTGAGTTTTACATATCAAGAAGGGACTCCCTTAGCTTCAGCAGCTTTGTCGGATGTTTCTTTGACGATTAAAGATGGTTCTTATACGGCTTTAATTGGCCACACAGGTAGTGGTAAATCAACCATTTTGCAACTATTAAATGGTTTATTGGTGCCAAGTCAAGGGAGTGTGCGAGTTTTTGATACCTTAATCACCTCGACTTCTAAAAATAAAGATATTCGTCAAATTAGAAAACAGGTTGGCTTGGTATTTCAGTTTGCTGAAAATCAGATTTTTGAAGAAACGGTTTTGAAAGACGTTGCTTTTGGACCGCAAAATTTTGGAGTTTCTGAAGAAGATGCGGAGAAGATTGCGCGTGAGAAACTGGCTCTAGTTGGAATTGATGAATCACTTTTTAATCGTAGTCCGTTTGAGCTATCAGGTGGACAAATGAGACGTGTCGCCATTGCAGGCATACTTGCCATGGAACCAGCCATATTAGTCTTAGATGAGCCCACAGCAGGCCTAGATCCCCTGGGAAGAAAAGAGCTGATGAATTTGTTCAAAAAACTCCACCAGTCAGGGATGACCATTGTCTTGGTAACGCATTTGATGGATGATGTTGCTGAATATGCAAATCAAGTCTATGTGATGGAAAAGGGACGTTTAGTTAAGGGTGGTAAACCAAGTGATGTCTTTCAAGATGTTGTCTTTATGGAAGAAGTGCAGTTGGGAGTACCTAAAATTACAGCCTTTTGTAAACGATTGGCTGATAGAGGCGTGTCATTTAAACGATTACCGATTAAGATAGATGAGTTCAAGGAGTCACTAAATGGATAG
- a CDS encoding energy-coupling factor transporter transmembrane component T family protein translates to MDSMILGRYIPGDSIVHRLDPRSKLLAMMLLILIVFWANNPLTNLILFIATGIFIALSGVSLSFFIQGLKSMFFLIAFTTIFQLFFISNGNVLFEFSFVRITDYALQQAGIIFCRFVLIIFFSTLLTLTTMPLSLASAVEALLAPLKRVKVPVHEIGLMLSMSLRFVPTLMDDTTRIMNAQKARGVDFGEGSIVQKVKAMIPILIPLFATSLKRADSLAIAMEARGYQGGKGRSQYRQLKWTRKDTLTILVVLVLGCCLFFLKS, encoded by the coding sequence ATGGATAGTATGATTTTGGGGCGTTATATCCCAGGGGATTCGATAGTTCACCGATTGGATCCACGCAGCAAATTGCTTGCCATGATGCTACTGATTTTGATCGTTTTTTGGGCTAATAATCCCTTGACGAATCTAATTCTTTTTATAGCGACAGGAATATTTATTGCCTTGTCAGGAGTATCTCTTTCATTCTTTATTCAGGGCTTGAAATCTATGTTTTTCTTGATTGCCTTCACAACTATTTTCCAACTGTTTTTCATTTCTAATGGGAATGTTTTATTTGAGTTTTCGTTTGTGAGAATCACGGATTATGCTTTGCAACAAGCTGGAATTATTTTTTGTCGCTTCGTATTGATTATTTTCTTTTCAACTTTGTTAACCTTAACGACCATGCCCTTAAGTTTGGCATCAGCTGTCGAAGCTTTATTAGCACCTTTAAAGCGTGTGAAAGTTCCGGTTCATGAAATTGGCTTAATGCTGTCCATGAGTTTGCGTTTTGTCCCGACCTTGATGGATGATACGACGCGGATTATGAATGCGCAGAAAGCGCGTGGAGTGGATTTTGGAGAAGGAAGCATTGTTCAAAAAGTAAAGGCGATGATTCCTATTTTGATTCCTCTTTTTGCAACAAGTTTAAAACGTGCGGATTCCTTGGCTATCGCTATGGAAGCGCGTGGTTATCAGGGGGGAAAAGGCAGAAGTCAATACAGACAATTGAAATGGACTCGAAAGGATACGCTGACCATTCTTGTTGTTCTCGTACTTGGTTGTTGTTTATTTTTCTTAAAATCTTAG
- the mreC gene encoding rod shape-determining protein MreC has protein sequence MNRFKKSKYVIIVFVTVLLVSALLATTYSSTIVTKLGDGISLVDRVVQKPFQWFDSVKSDLAHLTRTYNENESLKKQIYQLEVKSNEAESLKTENEQLRQLLDMKSKLQATKTLAADVIMRSPVSWKQELTLDAGKSKGASENMLAIANGGLIGSVSKVEENSTMVNLLTNTENADKISVKIQHGSTTIYGIIVGYDKENEVLKISQLNSNSDISAGDKVTTGGLGNFNVADITVGEVVATTHSTDYLTREVTVKLSADTHNMSVIELVGNS, from the coding sequence ATGAACCGTTTTAAAAAATCAAAATATGTCATTATTGTTTTTGTCACTGTTCTGCTTGTCTCAGCTCTCTTAGCGACGACTTATTCAAGTACAATTGTGACAAAATTAGGAGATGGAATCTCATTGGTTGATAGGGTTGTACAAAAACCTTTTCAGTGGTTTGATTCTGTCAAATCAGATTTGGCTCATTTGACACGAACTTATAATGAAAATGAAAGTTTGAAGAAACAGATTTACCAATTAGAAGTTAAATCAAATGAGGCGGAAAGTTTAAAGACGGAAAATGAACAACTGCGTCAATTGCTTGATATGAAGTCCAAGTTGCAAGCCACAAAGACTTTAGCAGCAGATGTTATTATGCGTTCTCCGGTATCTTGGAAGCAGGAATTGACTCTGGATGCAGGTAAATCAAAAGGGGCTTCTGAGAACATGTTAGCCATTGCAAATGGTGGCTTGATTGGGAGTGTCTCAAAAGTGGAGGAGAACTCTACTATGGTCAACCTTCTGACAAATACGGAAAATGCTGATAAGATTTCTGTTAAAATTCAACATGGTTCTACTACAATTTATGGGATTATTGTTGGCTATGACAAAGAAAATGAAGTTCTTAAAATTAGCCAATTAAATAGTAATAGCGATATTAGTGCGGGAGATAAGGTGACCACTGGTGGATTAGGAAACTTTAACGTTGCTGATATTACTGTTGGTGAAGTGGTTGCCACAACGCATAGTACAGACTACTTGACACGAGAAGTAACAGTTAAATTGAGTGCAGATACTCATAATATGAGTGTGATAGAATTAGTGGGGAATTCATAA
- the mreD gene encoding rod shape-determining protein MreD gives MRQLKRVGVFLLLPFFVLIDAHISQLLGSFFPHVQLASHFLFLFLLFETIEVSEYFYLAYCFVVGLVYDIYFFHLIGIATLLFVLLGVFLHKFNSVILLNRWTRMLAIIVMTFLFEMGAYILALVVGLTVDGMSLFIVYSLVPSMILNLIWMIIFQLIFEKIYL, from the coding sequence ATGAGACAGTTGAAGCGAGTTGGAGTATTTTTATTGCTTCCTTTCTTTGTTCTAATTGATGCCCATATTAGCCAGCTTCTGGGCTCATTTTTCCCCCACGTTCAGTTGGCTAGTCATTTTCTATTTCTGTTTCTCTTATTTGAGACGATTGAAGTATCAGAGTATTTCTATTTAGCTTATTGTTTTGTAGTGGGTTTGGTTTATGACATTTACTTTTTCCACTTGATAGGGATTGCAACTTTGTTGTTCGTCTTGTTGGGAGTATTTCTCCATAAATTTAATAGTGTTATTTTATTGAATCGTTGGACGAGAATGTTGGCAATTATTGTCATGACTTTTCTATTTGAGATGGGAGCTTATATACTTGCATTAGTGGTAGGTTTAACTGTGGATGGTATGTCTTTATTTATAGTCTATAGTTTAGTACCATCAATGATTTTGAACCTTATATGGATGATTATTTTTCAGCTTATTTTTGAAAAGATTTACCTATAA
- the pcsB gene encoding peptidoglycan hydrolase PcsB — MKKKILASLLLSTVMVSQVAVLTTAHAETTDDKIAAQDNKISNLTAQQQEAQKQVDQIQEQVSAIQTEQSNLQSENDRLQAESKKLEGEITELSKNIVSRNDSLQKQARSAQTNGAATNYINTIVNSKSITEAISRVAAMSEIVSANNKMLEQQKADKKAISEKQVANNDAINTVIANQQKLADDAQSLTTKQAELKAAELNLAAEKATAEDEKASLLDKKAAAEAEAKAAAEAEAAYKAKQASQQQTVVASGNTTFTAEVQAVSSSSESSSNYTPAPVKHRPTYSTNASSYPTGECTWGAKTLAPWAGDYWGNGAQWATSAAAAGFRTGSTPQVGAIACWNDGGYGHVAVVTAVSSSTSIQVSESNYGGNRTIGNKRGWFNPTTTSEGFVTYIYPN, encoded by the coding sequence ATGAAGAAAAAAATCTTAGCGTCACTTTTACTAAGTACAGTAATGGTTTCTCAAGTAGCTGTTTTAACAACTGCGCATGCAGAAACGACTGATGACAAAATTGCTGCTCAAGATAATAAAATTAGTAACTTAACAGCACAACAACAAGAAGCCCAAAAACAAGTTGATCAAATTCAGGAGCAAGTATCTGCTATTCAAACAGAGCAATCAAACTTGCAATCTGAAAATGATAGACTACAAGCAGAATCTAAAAAGCTTGAGGGTGAAATTACAGAACTTTCTAAGAATATTGTATCTCGCAATGATTCATTGCAAAAACAAGCTCGTAGTGCTCAAACAAATGGAGCTGCAACAAATTACATCAATACAATTGTAAACTCAAAATCAATTACAGAAGCTATTTCACGTGTTGCTGCAATGAGTGAAATCGTATCTGCAAACAACAAAATGTTGGAACAACAAAAAGCAGATAAAAAAGCTATTTCTGAAAAACAAGTAGCAAACAATGATGCGATTAATACAGTTATTGCAAATCAGCAAAAACTAGCTGATGATGCTCAATCATTAACTACAAAACAAGCTGAGTTGAAAGCTGCAGAATTGAATCTTGCTGCTGAAAAGGCTACTGCAGAGGATGAAAAAGCAAGTTTACTTGATAAAAAAGCTGCAGCGGAAGCAGAAGCTAAAGCAGCTGCAGAAGCAGAAGCAGCCTACAAAGCTAAACAAGCAAGTCAACAACAAACAGTAGTTGCTTCTGGAAATACAACTTTTACAGCAGAAGTTCAAGCAGTATCTAGTTCATCTGAATCATCTTCAAACTACACTCCTGCACCAGTAAAACATCGTCCAACATACAGTACAAACGCTTCAAGTTATCCAACTGGTGAGTGTACATGGGGAGCTAAAACATTGGCACCTTGGGCTGGAGATTACTGGGGTAATGGGGCACAGTGGGCTACAAGTGCAGCTGCAGCAGGATTCCGTACAGGATCTACACCTCAAGTTGGTGCTATTGCATGTTGGAATGATGGTGGATATGGACACGTAGCCGTGGTTACAGCTGTTTCATCATCAACAAGTATCCAAGTATCTGAATCAAACTATGGTGGAAATCGTACAATCGGAAATAAACGTGGTTGGTTCAATCCTACTACAACTTCAGAAGGTTTTGTAACATATATCTATCCAAACTAA
- the rpsB gene encoding 30S ribosomal protein S2, translated as MAVISMKQLLEAGVHFGHQTRRWNPKMAKYIFTERNGIHVIDLQQTVKYADQAYDFMRDAAANDAVVLFVGTKKQAADAVAEEAVRSGQYFINHRWLGGTLTNWGTIQKRIARLKEIKRMEEDGTFEVLPKKEVALLNKQRARLEKFLGGIEDMPRIPDVMYVVDPHKEQIAVKEAKKLGIPVVAMVDTNTDPDDIDVIIPANDDAIRAVKLITAKLADAIIEGRQGEDAVAVEAEFAASEAQADSIEEIVEVVEGDNA; from the coding sequence ATGGCAGTAATTTCAATGAAACAACTTCTTGAGGCTGGTGTACACTTTGGTCACCAAACTCGTCGCTGGAACCCTAAGATGGCTAAGTACATCTTCACTGAGCGTAACGGAATCCACGTTATCGACTTGCAACAAACTGTAAAATACGCTGACCAAGCATACGACTTCATGCGTGATGCAGCAGCTAACGATGCAGTTGTATTGTTCGTTGGTACTAAGAAACAAGCGGCTGATGCAGTTGCTGAAGAAGCAGTACGTTCAGGTCAATACTTCATCAACCACCGTTGGTTGGGTGGAACTCTTACAAACTGGGGAACAATCCAAAAACGTATCGCTCGTTTGAAAGAAATCAAACGTATGGAAGAAGATGGAACTTTCGAAGTTCTTCCTAAGAAAGAAGTTGCACTTCTTAACAAACAACGCGCACGTCTTGAAAAATTCTTGGGTGGTATCGAAGATATGCCTCGTATCCCAGATGTTATGTACGTAGTTGACCCACATAAAGAGCAAATCGCTGTTAAAGAAGCTAAGAAATTGGGAATCCCAGTTGTAGCGATGGTTGACACAAATACTGATCCAGATGATATCGATGTAATCATCCCAGCTAACGATGACGCTATCCGCGCTGTTAAATTGATTACAGCTAAATTGGCTGATGCTATCATCGAAGGACGTCAAGGTGAAGATGCAGTAGCAGTTGAAGCAGAATTTGCAGCTTCTGAAGCTCAAGCCGATTCAATTGAAGAAATCGTTGAAGTTGTAGAAGGCGACAACGCTTAA
- the tsf gene encoding translation elongation factor Ts, translating into MAEITAKLVKELREKSGAGVMDAKKALVETDGDIEKAIELLREKGMAKAAKKADRVAAEGLTGVYVNGNVAAVIEVNAETDFVAKNAQFVELVNTTAKVIAEGKPANNEEALALTMPSGETLEAAYVSATATIGEKISFRRFALIEKTDAQHFGAYQHNGGRIGVISVIEGGDEALAKQLSMHIAAMKPTVLSYKELDEQFVKDELAQLNHVIDQDNESRAMVNKPALPHLKYGSKAQLTDEVIAQAEADIKAELAAEGKPEKIWDKIIPGKMDRFMLDNTKVDQAYTLLAQVYIMDDSKTVEAYLESVNASVVEFARFEVGEGIEKAANDFEAEVAATMAAALNN; encoded by the coding sequence ATGGCAGAAATTACAGCTAAACTTGTAAAAGAGTTGCGTGAAAAATCTGGTGCCGGAGTTATGGACGCTAAAAAAGCGCTTGTAGAAACAGACGGTGACATCGAAAAAGCGATTGAATTGCTTCGTGAAAAAGGTATGGCTAAGGCAGCTAAGAAGGCTGACCGTGTTGCTGCAGAAGGTTTGACTGGTGTTTATGTTAACGGTAATGTTGCAGCAGTTATTGAAGTAAATGCTGAAACTGACTTCGTTGCGAAAAACGCTCAATTCGTTGAATTGGTAAATACTACAGCTAAAGTTATTGCTGAAGGAAAACCTGCTAATAATGAAGAAGCACTTGCTTTGACAATGCCTTCAGGTGAAACTCTTGAAGCTGCATATGTATCTGCAACAGCAACTATCGGAGAAAAAATCTCATTCCGTCGCTTTGCTTTGATTGAAAAAACAGACGCACAACACTTCGGAGCTTACCAACATAACGGTGGACGTATCGGTGTTATTTCAGTTATTGAAGGTGGAGACGAAGCACTTGCTAAACAATTGTCAATGCATATCGCAGCGATGAAACCAACAGTTCTTTCTTATAAAGAATTGGATGAGCAATTCGTTAAAGATGAGTTGGCACAATTGAACCACGTTATCGACCAAGACAACGAAAGTCGTGCAATGGTTAACAAACCAGCTCTTCCACACTTGAAGTATGGATCAAAAGCTCAATTGACTGATGAAGTGATTGCCCAAGCTGAAGCTGACATCAAAGCTGAATTGGCTGCAGAAGGCAAACCAGAAAAAATCTGGGACAAAATCATCCCAGGTAAAATGGACCGCTTCATGCTTGACAACACTAAAGTTGACCAAGCTTACACACTTCTTGCACAAGTATACATCATGGATGACAGCAAGACAGTTGAAGCATATCTTGAATCAGTTAACGCTTCAGTAGTTGAGTTCGCTCGCTTTGAAGTTGGTGAAGGTATCGAAAAAGCTGCAAACGACTTCGAAGCTGAAGTTGCAGCTACAATGGCAGCAGCCTTGAATAACTAA
- the cysK gene encoding cysteine synthase A — translation MSIYNNITELIGQTPIVKLNNIVPEGAADVYVKLEAFNPGSSVKDRIALSMIEKAEQDGILKPGSTIVEATSGNTGIGLSWVGAAKGYKVVIVMPETMSVERRKIIQAYGAELVLTPGSEGMKGAIAKAQEIAAERDGFLPLQFDNPANPEVHERTTGAEILAAFGKDGLDAFVAGVGTGGTISGVSHALKSANSNIQVFAVEADESAILSGEKPGPHKIQGISAGFIPDTLDTKAYDGIVRVTSDDALALGREIGGKEGFLVGISSAAAIYGAIEVAKKLGTGKKVLALAPDNGERYLSTALYEFEV, via the coding sequence ATGTCTATTTATAACAATATTACTGAATTAATCGGTCAAACTCCGATTGTTAAACTCAACAACATCGTACCAGAAGGGGCTGCGGACGTCTATGTAAAGCTTGAAGCATTCAACCCTGGTTCTTCTGTAAAAGATCGTATTGCTCTTAGCATGATTGAAAAAGCTGAACAAGACGGTATTCTGAAACCAGGTTCTACAATTGTTGAAGCAACAAGTGGAAACACTGGTATTGGACTTTCATGGGTAGGTGCTGCTAAAGGGTATAAAGTCGTCATCGTTATGCCTGAAACTATGAGTGTAGAACGACGTAAGATTATCCAAGCTTATGGTGCTGAACTCGTCCTAACTCCTGGTAGTGAGGGAATGAAAGGCGCTATTGCTAAGGCTCAAGAAATCGCTGCTGAACGTGATGGTTTCCTTCCTCTTCAATTTGACAATCCAGCTAATCCAGAAGTACACGAAAGAACAACAGGAGCTGAAATACTAGCTGCTTTCGGTAAAGATGGACTAGATGCCTTTGTTGCTGGAGTGGGTACCGGTGGAACGATTTCTGGTGTTTCTCATGCACTCAAATCAGCAAATTCTAACATTCAAGTTTTTGCGGTAGAAGCAGATGAATCTGCTATTCTATCTGGTGAAAAACCTGGCCCTCACAAAATTCAAGGTATCTCAGCTGGATTTATTCCTGATACACTTGATACAAAAGCCTATGATGGTATCGTTCGTGTAACATCAGACGATGCTCTCGCACTCGGCCGTGAAATTGGTGGAAAAGAAGGATTTCTTGTAGGGATTTCTTCAGCTGCAGCTATCTACGGAGCCATCGAGGTTGCCAAGAAATTAGGTACAGGTAAAAAGGTTCTTGCTCTAGCACCAGATAACGGTGAACGTTATCTCTCTACAGCACTTTATGAATTTGAAGTGTAG